The following are encoded in a window of Saccharothrix longispora genomic DNA:
- a CDS encoding NAD(P)H-binding protein — MRLVIAGGHGKIALLVERLLAARGDSATALVRNPDHFADVADAGGVPVHCDLEAADAASVAEYLAGADAALFAAGAGAGSGTARKDTVDRGASALFAQAAELAGVRRFVQVSSTGIGRTTGDEAFDAYLRAKGAAEEDLRERDLDWTVLRPGRLTDDEPTGRVEVVEAPATVRGSVPRADVAAVLVALLDRPGTVRRTYEVVSGDTPVDEAF; from the coding sequence ATGCGTCTGGTGATCGCGGGTGGGCACGGCAAGATCGCGTTGCTGGTCGAGCGGCTGCTGGCCGCGCGGGGCGACAGCGCCACGGCGCTGGTGCGCAACCCGGACCACTTCGCGGACGTCGCGGATGCGGGCGGGGTGCCCGTGCACTGCGACCTGGAGGCGGCGGACGCCGCCTCGGTCGCCGAGTACCTGGCCGGCGCGGACGCGGCGCTGTTCGCCGCGGGAGCCGGCGCGGGCAGCGGGACGGCGCGCAAGGACACCGTCGACCGGGGCGCTTCGGCCCTGTTCGCCCAGGCCGCCGAACTGGCGGGCGTGCGGCGATTCGTGCAGGTCAGCAGCACCGGCATCGGCCGGACCACGGGTGACGAGGCGTTCGACGCCTACCTGCGCGCCAAGGGCGCGGCCGAGGAGGACCTGCGCGAGCGGGACCTGGACTGGACCGTCCTGCGGCCGGGGCGGCTGACCGACGACGAGCCGACCGGCCGCGTGGAGGTCGTCGAGGCGCCCGCGACGGTGCGGGGTTCCGTACCGCGCGCCGACGTGGCGGCGGTCCTGGTGGCCCTGCTGGACCGGCCGGGGACGGTCCGCCGGACCTACGAGGTCGTCTCCGGCGACACCCCGGTGGACGAGGCGTTCTGA
- a CDS encoding D-arabinono-1,4-lactone oxidase, with the protein MGSPWTNWARTASANPHRVEHPASVDELVAAVVGASAVRPRGSGHSFTPIAVAPGVAIDLDAWTGVVDVDGPLVTVRSGTTLRQLNALLDVLGLAMANLGDIDAQTVAGAISTGTHGTGAALGGLATQVEALELVLADGSVARCSATERPDLFQAARVGLGALGVISTVTLRCVPAFVLHAREAPGRLDAVLAEFDHLTATEDHVEFHWFPHSDRVILKRNNRVDEPAAPLSALRRFYEYEVMENGAFGLVCRLARAVPPTTRALNRVCGALIAERVYRDVSHRVFTTPRRVRFVETEYAVPRAALHDVLRELRTAVDRLDHGVIVPVEVRVARGDDVWLSTAHGRDTAYVAVHQYLGMPHKRYFDAFERIAGAVGGRPHWGKMHSLAAADLRDRYPRFDDFLRVRAEVDPEGKFANDHLDRVLGEVTRRGPGQNASSTGVSPETTS; encoded by the coding sequence ATGGGGTCCCCGTGGACCAACTGGGCGCGCACCGCGTCCGCGAACCCGCACCGGGTGGAGCACCCGGCGAGCGTCGACGAACTGGTCGCCGCCGTCGTCGGCGCGTCCGCCGTGCGACCGCGCGGCAGCGGGCACTCGTTCACGCCCATCGCCGTCGCCCCCGGCGTCGCGATCGACCTGGACGCCTGGACGGGCGTCGTCGACGTCGACGGCCCCCTCGTGACGGTCCGGTCCGGCACGACGTTGCGGCAGCTCAACGCCCTGCTGGACGTGCTGGGCCTGGCCATGGCCAACCTCGGGGACATCGACGCGCAGACCGTCGCGGGCGCCATCTCCACCGGCACCCACGGCACCGGCGCGGCGCTCGGCGGGCTCGCCACCCAGGTCGAGGCGCTGGAACTGGTGCTCGCGGACGGCTCGGTCGCCCGCTGCTCCGCGACCGAGCGGCCCGACCTGTTCCAGGCCGCCCGCGTCGGCCTCGGCGCGCTCGGCGTGATCAGCACCGTCACGCTGCGGTGCGTGCCCGCGTTCGTGCTGCACGCCCGCGAGGCGCCCGGCCGGCTCGACGCCGTGCTGGCGGAGTTCGACCACCTCACCGCCACCGAGGACCACGTGGAGTTCCACTGGTTCCCGCACTCCGACCGGGTGATCCTCAAGCGCAACAACCGGGTCGACGAACCGGCCGCGCCGCTGTCCGCGCTGCGCCGGTTCTACGAGTACGAGGTGATGGAGAACGGCGCGTTCGGCCTGGTCTGCCGGCTGGCCAGGGCGGTGCCGCCCACCACCAGGGCGCTCAACCGGGTGTGCGGGGCGCTGATCGCCGAGCGCGTCTACCGCGACGTGTCCCACCGCGTGTTCACCACGCCCCGCCGGGTCAGGTTCGTGGAGACCGAGTACGCCGTCCCCCGGGCCGCGCTGCACGACGTGCTGCGCGAGCTGCGGACCGCCGTCGACCGGCTCGACCACGGCGTGATCGTGCCCGTGGAGGTGCGGGTCGCGCGGGGCGACGACGTCTGGCTGTCCACCGCGCACGGCCGCGACACCGCCTACGTCGCCGTGCACCAGTACCTCGGGATGCCCCACAAGAGGTACTTCGACGCGTTCGAGCGGATCGCGGGAGCGGTCGGCGGCCGGCCGCACTGGGGCAAGATGCACAGCCTCGCCGCGGCCGACCTGCGCGACCGCTACCCGCGCTTCGACGACTTCCTCCGGGTGCGGGCCGAGGTGGACCCGGAGGGCAAGTTCGCCAACGACCACCTCGACCGCGTGCTGGGCGAGGTCACCCGCAGGGGTCCGGGTCAGAACGCCTCGTCCACCGGGGTGTCGCCGGAGACGACCTCGTAG
- a CDS encoding amino acid deaminase/aldolase — translation MQPRTRLDAATKEFDPPFAIVDLDAFDGNADDLVRRAGGRPIRVASKSVRVRALLERVLDRPGYAGVMCYSLAEALWLSSVDLSEDLLVAYPTVDRAALRALAADGVARRRVTIVVDSTDHLDLVRAALGEDHPEIRVCLELDVSWRPLPGLHVGPRRSPVHTARQARALAEAITRRPGFRLVGVMAYEGQVAGLGDQPPGKPLRGAVLRWMQKHSVAELVERRSAAVHAVRQVAELEFVNGGGTGSLEVTGADPSVTELAAGSGLVGPTLFDGYRGFRPRPAVLFALPVVRRPARGVATLFAGGYIASGTATPDRQPTPYLPAGLKLLPLEGAGEVQTPVAGKTADALRLGDRVWMRHAKAGEAAERFTHYHLVRGDAVERTVPTYRGEGRSFG, via the coding sequence ATGCAGCCCCGCACGCGACTCGACGCCGCGACGAAGGAGTTCGACCCTCCGTTCGCGATCGTCGACCTGGACGCCTTCGACGGCAACGCGGACGACCTCGTCCGGCGCGCCGGCGGGCGGCCGATCCGGGTGGCCAGCAAGTCGGTGCGGGTCCGGGCGCTGCTGGAGCGCGTCCTCGACCGGCCCGGCTACGCGGGCGTCATGTGCTACTCGCTGGCCGAGGCGCTGTGGCTGTCCTCGGTCGACCTGTCCGAGGACCTGCTGGTCGCCTACCCGACCGTCGACCGCGCCGCACTGCGGGCGCTGGCCGCCGACGGGGTCGCGCGCCGCCGCGTCACGATCGTGGTCGACTCGACCGACCACCTCGACCTGGTGCGCGCGGCGCTGGGGGAGGACCACCCCGAGATCCGGGTGTGCCTGGAGCTGGACGTGTCCTGGCGGCCGCTGCCCGGCCTGCACGTCGGGCCGCGCCGCTCACCGGTGCACACCGCGCGCCAGGCCCGCGCCCTCGCCGAGGCGATCACCCGCCGGCCGGGGTTCCGGCTGGTCGGCGTGATGGCGTACGAGGGGCAGGTCGCGGGGCTGGGCGACCAGCCGCCGGGGAAGCCGCTGCGGGGCGCGGTGCTGCGCTGGATGCAGAAGCACTCGGTCGCCGAGCTGGTCGAGCGCCGGAGCGCGGCCGTGCACGCCGTGCGGCAGGTCGCCGAGCTGGAGTTCGTCAACGGCGGCGGCACCGGCAGCCTGGAGGTCACCGGCGCCGACCCGTCCGTCACCGAGCTGGCGGCGGGGTCCGGTCTCGTCGGACCCACCCTGTTCGACGGCTACCGGGGCTTCCGGCCCCGGCCCGCCGTGCTGTTCGCGCTGCCGGTCGTGCGCCGCCCCGCCCGGGGCGTGGCCACGCTGTTCGCCGGCGGGTACATCGCCTCCGGCACCGCGACCCCCGACCGGCAGCCCACCCCGTACCTGCCGGCGGGGCTGAAGCTGCTGCCGCTGGAGGGGGCGGGCGAGGTGCAGACGCCCGTCGCGGGGAAGACCGCCGACGCGCTGCGCCTCGGCGACCGGGTGTGGATGCGGCACGCCAAGGCCGGCGAGGCGGCCGAGCGGTTCACGCACTACCACCTGGTGCGCGGCGACGCGGTCGAGCGGACCGTGCCCACGTACCGGGGCGAGGGCAGGTCGTTCGGGTGA
- a CDS encoding TetR family transcriptional regulator, with the protein MTSTTPLRRQPVQQRSAKRVERMLEACAQLIEEVGYDGVTTTLIAERAGVAVGSLYQFFPDKRAVVQALTLRNLEKFIQTVDGRFTSTTLEHWWDAVDSIFDVYVSMHREVPAFSKLHFGDVVDLRLLDDRRDNNTVISDRISEMISTKFDIPLDEIQLPISIAVEAADGVLNLAFRRDAAGDQRILDEAKTMVRGYLSSRLPS; encoded by the coding sequence GTGACCAGTACGACCCCACTGCGCCGCCAGCCGGTGCAGCAGCGCAGCGCCAAGCGCGTCGAGCGGATGCTCGAAGCCTGCGCCCAGCTCATCGAGGAGGTCGGCTACGACGGGGTCACCACCACGCTCATCGCCGAGCGGGCGGGCGTCGCGGTCGGGTCGCTCTACCAGTTCTTCCCGGACAAGCGGGCCGTGGTGCAGGCGCTGACCCTGCGCAACCTGGAGAAGTTCATCCAGACGGTGGACGGCCGGTTCACGTCCACGACGCTGGAGCACTGGTGGGACGCGGTCGACTCGATCTTCGACGTGTACGTCTCGATGCACCGCGAGGTGCCCGCGTTCTCCAAGCTGCACTTCGGCGACGTCGTCGACCTGCGACTGCTCGACGACCGGCGCGACAACAACACGGTCATCTCCGACCGGATCTCGGAGATGATCTCGACGAAGTTCGACATCCCGCTCGACGAGATCCAGCTGCCGATCTCGATCGCGGTGGAGGCGGCCGACGGCGTGCTCAACCTCGCGTTCCGCCGCGACGCCGCGGGCGACCAGAGGATCCTGGACGAGGCCAAGACCATGGTGCGCGGCTACCTGTCGTCCCGACTGCCCAGCTGA
- a CDS encoding glycoside hydrolase family 1 protein: protein MFWEAPVTLPDHFLWGVSTSAFQIEGAFAAAGRQPSTWDAFPAFGGHDASVACDHYHRYREDVDLMRDLGVGAYRFSISWPRVLAGDLAFYDRLVDELLSAGIAPVATLYHWDTPQAVEDDGGWLDRDTAQRFASYAGVVAERLADRVAMWVPVNEPAMVTLLGYATGQHAPGKALLYDALPTAHHLNLGHGLAVQALRAAGVRAVGTANNHTPAWPASEADADAAGAYSDLHNWLYADPVLAGRYPDSLVDRLPVRDGDLDVISAPLDFYGVNYYNPTRLRAPSEGNPLPFELVDIDEYPRTGFGWPVVPAGLTEVVSLLKDRFVDIPPVYVTESGCSYPHTPQDTDRIAYLEGHVDAALAAGVRGYFVWSLIDNFEWDSGYSQRFGLVHVDHGTQQRTPRASYHWYRERIAR, encoded by the coding sequence ATGTTCTGGGAGGCGCCCGTGACCCTGCCCGACCACTTCCTCTGGGGCGTCTCGACCTCGGCGTTCCAGATCGAGGGCGCCTTCGCGGCAGCCGGGAGGCAGCCCTCGACCTGGGACGCGTTTCCCGCGTTCGGGGGACACGACGCGTCCGTCGCCTGCGACCACTACCACCGGTACCGCGAGGACGTCGACCTCATGCGGGACCTCGGCGTCGGCGCCTACCGGTTCTCGATCTCGTGGCCGAGGGTCCTCGCCGGCGACCTCGCGTTCTACGACCGGCTCGTCGACGAGCTGCTGTCCGCGGGCATCGCCCCCGTCGCGACGCTGTACCACTGGGACACCCCGCAGGCGGTCGAGGACGACGGCGGCTGGCTCGACCGCGACACCGCGCAGCGCTTCGCCTCGTACGCCGGGGTGGTCGCCGAGCGCCTCGCCGACCGCGTCGCGATGTGGGTGCCGGTCAACGAGCCCGCGATGGTCACCCTCCTGGGCTACGCCACCGGGCAGCACGCGCCCGGCAAGGCCCTCCTCTACGACGCCCTGCCCACCGCCCACCACCTCAACCTCGGGCACGGCCTGGCCGTCCAGGCGCTCCGCGCCGCCGGGGTCCGCGCCGTCGGCACCGCCAACAACCACACCCCCGCGTGGCCCGCTTCGGAGGCGGACGCGGACGCCGCCGGCGCGTACTCCGACCTGCACAACTGGCTCTACGCCGACCCCGTGCTGGCCGGCCGCTACCCCGACTCCCTGGTCGACCGGCTGCCCGTGCGCGACGGCGACCTCGACGTCATCTCCGCCCCGCTCGACTTCTACGGGGTCAACTACTACAACCCCACCCGGCTGCGCGCGCCCTCCGAGGGCAACCCGCTGCCGTTCGAGCTGGTCGACATCGACGAGTACCCCAGGACCGGGTTCGGCTGGCCCGTCGTGCCCGCCGGCCTCACCGAGGTGGTCTCCCTGTTGAAAGATCGCTTTGTCGACATCCCCCCGGTCTACGTGACGGAGAGCGGGTGCAGCTACCCGCACACCCCCCAGGACACCGACCGCATCGCCTACCTGGAGGGCCACGTCGACGCCGCCCTCGCCGCCGGCGTCCGCGGCTACTTCGTGTGGTCGCTGATCGACAACTTCGAGTGGGACTCCGGCTACTCCCAGCGCTTCGGCCTCGTCCACGTCGACCACGGGACCCAGCAGCGCACCCCGCGCGCCTCGTACCACTGGTACCGCGAGCGGATCGCCCGGTGA